A window of the Nitrospirota bacterium genome harbors these coding sequences:
- a CDS encoding sigma-54-dependent Fis family transcriptional regulator → MNTRNLPSADRILVVDDEPNMRALFKKILAKEGYQVESASSGEEAVRRLETDPFDLVISDLKMGGMDGIQLLKKVKEKAPNTLVILLTAFGTVDTAVSAMKEGAFDYLTKPVNNDEVKLVVKKALEIYHLKLEVEQLREKVEVNKDFKDIIGQSPRMRSLFRMIKMVAYSNTTILINGESGTGKELIARAIHFNSPRRERPFVTVDCGALPETLLESELFGHVRGSFTGAISNKKGLFEEADGGTLLLDEIGDTTIAFQSKLLRVLQESEFKPVGSNKSVHVDVRVVAATNKDLREGVKKKTFREDLYYRLAVVPVLLPSLKERKEDIPLLVDHFIKKYCEHNALLPKLISPQVMKILMDYPWHGNVRELENVIERAVLISPGNEIRLEALFSERSAEDESIDPLQESTHFAIQILERERIAIAMKKANGNRTQAAKLLGISRATLYNKMRQHRTESEHLSTS, encoded by the coding sequence ATGAATACCAGAAATCTTCCATCCGCTGACCGAATTCTGGTCGTTGATGACGAGCCGAATATGAGAGCTCTCTTTAAAAAGATTCTGGCAAAAGAGGGGTATCAGGTCGAGAGCGCTTCGTCAGGAGAAGAGGCGGTCAGGCGTTTGGAGACAGATCCGTTTGATCTGGTCATCTCTGATTTGAAAATGGGGGGTATGGACGGCATTCAACTCCTTAAAAAAGTGAAAGAGAAAGCACCGAACACGCTGGTAATCCTGTTGACTGCCTTTGGAACGGTGGATACGGCGGTCTCTGCGATGAAAGAAGGGGCGTTTGACTACCTGACCAAGCCGGTTAATAACGACGAAGTCAAGCTGGTCGTCAAGAAAGCGCTCGAAATCTATCATCTGAAACTGGAAGTGGAACAGCTTCGAGAAAAAGTGGAAGTGAACAAGGATTTTAAGGATATTATCGGACAAAGCCCCCGGATGCGATCCCTTTTTAGAATGATCAAAATGGTGGCGTACAGCAATACGACCATATTAATCAATGGAGAATCGGGAACAGGTAAAGAGTTGATCGCTCGAGCCATACATTTTAATTCCCCCCGGAGAGAACGCCCGTTTGTGACGGTAGACTGCGGCGCGCTTCCTGAAACGCTCCTGGAGAGTGAATTGTTTGGTCATGTGAGGGGTTCTTTTACAGGTGCGATTAGCAATAAGAAAGGTCTGTTTGAAGAGGCGGATGGCGGGACGCTCCTGCTGGATGAAATTGGCGATACCACGATCGCCTTTCAATCCAAACTTCTGAGAGTTCTCCAGGAGAGTGAATTTAAACCGGTAGGGAGCAACAAAAGCGTTCATGTCGATGTCCGGGTGGTGGCCGCAACCAATAAAGACCTTCGGGAGGGGGTTAAAAAGAAGACTTTCCGTGAGGATCTGTATTATCGCCTGGCGGTCGTTCCGGTCCTTCTTCCGTCGCTCAAGGAACGCAAGGAGGATATCCCTCTTCTGGTGGATCATTTTATAAAAAAATATTGCGAACACAACGCATTATTGCCGAAACTGATTTCGCCTCAGGTCATGAAGATTCTCATGGATTATCCCTGGCACGGAAATGTCCGCGAACTTGAAAATGTCATAGAAAGAGCGGTATTGATCAGCCCCGGAAATGAAATCAGACTGGAAGCGCTATTTAGCGAGCGGTCGGCGGAAGACGAATCGATCGATCCGCTTCAGGAATCCACTCATTTTGCGATTCAGATCCTGGAAAGAGAAAGAATCGCGATTGCGATGAAAAAGGCGAATGGAAATAGAACGCAGGCTGCCAAACTTCTCGGTATCAGCCGGGCGACACTTTATAATAAAATGCGTCAACATCGAACTGAATCAGAACATCTCTCCACTTCCTGA
- a CDS encoding HlyC/CorC family transporter: MSHLGLDLSIIFILILVSGFFSCTEIAIIAARKAQIKKKAEDGDRSAIIIHSFHKDMERFLASVQIGLTIISSTAAAIGGVISVEVLKPLFQAIPNPAIQKVSEGLSVAVVVVFVSYFSLTLGELVPKSLALRYPDKIALAMAKPMDILYKIFLPLAKVLTYSSRIVLRPFKISKNIIENTHGSEEEIKLMLKEGREQGLIDQTEQELIHSVFEFTDISVKEVMIPRPKIHALDLNTSEEELLKYAAEHKFSRYPVFKRGINDIIGLLNYKNIFESLANKQPLILKNMLHPAYFVPETMKVSHLLKELQRRRMQMAIVINEYGSVEGLVTMEDLIEEIVGEIRDEYDTEEKPVERLKDGSLLIDASLSVRDLNMDYKLPIPESGEYETLGGFVLSQLQNMPRGGEIIQFGDYKFTIVDMDLRRIVKVKVEKIKFPSEKLQEAKASN; the protein is encoded by the coding sequence ATGAGTCATTTGGGTTTAGATCTGAGCATTATTTTTATTTTGATCCTGGTGAGTGGATTTTTCTCCTGTACAGAAATCGCTATTATTGCCGCCCGGAAAGCTCAGATTAAGAAAAAGGCCGAGGATGGAGATCGAAGTGCGATCATCATCCACTCATTTCATAAGGACATGGAGAGATTTCTGGCAAGCGTACAAATCGGACTGACCATTATCAGTTCGACAGCTGCCGCGATCGGCGGCGTGATCTCGGTCGAAGTTCTGAAACCCCTGTTCCAGGCGATACCCAATCCTGCAATCCAGAAGGTCAGTGAGGGACTTTCGGTCGCCGTTGTTGTTGTTTTTGTTTCTTATTTTTCACTCACACTGGGAGAGTTAGTTCCCAAATCCCTGGCACTTCGATATCCGGACAAGATTGCGCTTGCCATGGCCAAGCCCATGGATATACTTTATAAAATCTTTCTTCCACTGGCGAAAGTGCTCACCTACTCGTCAAGAATCGTACTGCGTCCCTTCAAAATATCGAAGAATATTATCGAGAATACCCATGGTTCGGAAGAGGAAATCAAACTGATGTTAAAAGAGGGCCGTGAACAGGGCTTGATCGACCAGACCGAGCAGGAACTTATCCATTCGGTATTCGAATTTACCGATATCTCAGTCAAAGAAGTCATGATTCCCAGGCCCAAAATTCATGCGCTTGATCTGAATACATCGGAAGAGGAACTCCTCAAATATGCCGCCGAGCATAAATTTTCAAGGTACCCCGTCTTTAAGAGAGGGATCAATGATATCATTGGGCTCCTCAATTATAAAAACATCTTTGAATCTCTCGCGAATAAACAGCCGCTCATTTTAAAAAACATGCTTCATCCCGCTTATTTTGTGCCTGAAACGATGAAAGTCAGCCATCTTTTAAAGGAGCTCCAGAGAAGGAGAATGCAGATGGCGATCGTCATCAATGAATATGGAAGTGTAGAAGGACTCGTGACGATGGAAGATCTGATCGAAGAAATTGTCGGTGAAATTCGCGACGAATATGACACAGAAGAGAAGCCGGTCGAACGTCTGAAAGACGGCTCCCTGTTGATTGATGCTTCATTATCGGTCCGGGACCTCAATATGGATTATAAGCTTCCAATTCCGGAGTCGGGAGAATACGAGACGCTGGGGGGATTTGTCCTCTCCCAGCTTCAGAATATGCCCCGGGGGGGTGAAATCATCCAGTTTGGAGATTACAAGTTTACCATTGTCGACATGGATCTCAGAAGAATTGTCAAGGTCAAAGTCGAAAAGATAAAATTCCCGTCTGAAAAGCTCCAGGAAGCCAAAGCTTCAAACTAG
- a CDS encoding adenylyl-sulfate reductase subunit alpha, producing the protein MDLHHRNDEIIETDILIIGGGTAGCLAAVEAKEINPALSVTIMEKAHVDRSGCLAGGMNAINAYLNPGETPESFVKYVRFDSCGLIREDLVKSMAELFEYSVKKVEKWGLPILSDEKGNYLPRGRWNIKINGESLKPIIAKAAKQSGTKILNWVVGTNFIVQGNRVLGAVGFSIRHGRMYIVKAKATIIATGGAAGIYKPNNMHDAQHKTWYSPFNNGAGYAMGIRAGAEMTSFEMRYVALRTKDAIAPTGTIALGVNAPQVNAKGEKFMQTKYAHLGGDGAPTPYRAYAPIMEIKEGRGPVYLDTRHITEKQASDLKAAFLDMYPSQVLYWTANEIDPSKEPVEVQTTEPYIVGGHCQGGYWIDVNRKTTLEGLYAAGDVAGGAPFKFVSGCWAEAVIAARDAAATVQKVSFGDIDPAWIEKEAERVYRPLLNYRNKPEQGVLPYDMEVRLQKIMDEYAGGVSTYYEMNEERLLIARKQLAKIPSQFEYLVANDLHQLMKAHEIIDRVIVARVLVEHLLYRKETRWPSYQTRMDYPDRDDDHWLKFVNSRVNLENGEIEMLTRPYEQLVPGDRYKPR; encoded by the coding sequence GTGGACTTACATCATCGAAACGACGAAATTATTGAAACAGATATCCTCATCATCGGTGGCGGCACTGCGGGCTGCCTGGCCGCAGTCGAAGCGAAAGAAATTAACCCTGCCCTCTCCGTGACGATTATGGAGAAGGCCCATGTTGACCGCAGCGGCTGTCTTGCAGGTGGAATGAATGCGATCAATGCCTACCTGAATCCGGGCGAAACCCCCGAAAGTTTTGTAAAATATGTTCGATTTGATTCCTGTGGCCTGATTCGTGAAGATCTCGTCAAGAGCATGGCAGAACTCTTTGAGTATTCCGTCAAGAAAGTGGAAAAATGGGGTCTCCCGATCTTATCGGATGAAAAAGGCAACTACCTTCCGCGCGGAAGATGGAACATCAAAATTAACGGAGAATCATTAAAACCGATTATTGCCAAAGCGGCTAAACAATCCGGCACAAAAATTCTGAACTGGGTCGTCGGCACGAATTTTATCGTCCAGGGAAATCGCGTTCTGGGCGCCGTCGGCTTCAGTATCCGTCACGGAAGAATGTATATTGTCAAAGCCAAAGCGACCATTATCGCCACAGGCGGCGCTGCCGGCATTTATAAACCCAATAATATGCATGACGCACAACATAAGACCTGGTACAGCCCGTTTAATAATGGTGCCGGGTATGCCATGGGAATCCGTGCCGGGGCCGAAATGACCAGTTTCGAAATGCGTTATGTTGCTCTCCGAACCAAAGACGCGATCGCCCCGACCGGAACGATTGCGCTGGGCGTCAACGCCCCGCAGGTGAACGCCAAAGGGGAAAAATTCATGCAGACGAAATATGCGCATCTCGGCGGCGATGGCGCACCGACTCCCTACCGGGCCTATGCGCCCATCATGGAGATCAAGGAAGGAAGAGGCCCGGTCTATCTCGATACCCGGCACATTACGGAAAAACAGGCCTCGGATTTGAAAGCGGCTTTTCTGGATATGTACCCGTCACAGGTCCTCTACTGGACTGCAAATGAAATCGATCCGAGCAAGGAACCCGTCGAGGTCCAGACAACGGAACCCTACATTGTGGGCGGACATTGTCAGGGCGGCTATTGGATCGATGTGAATCGGAAGACAACGCTGGAAGGTCTTTATGCGGCGGGAGATGTCGCAGGCGGGGCCCCCTTTAAATTTGTTTCCGGATGCTGGGCGGAAGCGGTGATTGCAGCAAGAGATGCTGCGGCGACGGTACAAAAAGTTTCGTTTGGCGATATCGATCCTGCGTGGATTGAGAAAGAAGCCGAGAGAGTCTACCGCCCCTTGTTGAACTACAGAAATAAGCCGGAACAAGGAGTTCTTCCGTATGACATGGAAGTCCGGCTCCAGAAAATTATGGATGAATACGCCGGCGGCGTCTCCACTTATTATGAAATGAATGAAGAACGATTGCTGATCGCACGGAAACAACTCGCAAAAATCCCGTCCCAGTTTGAATACCTGGTGGCCAATGATTTGCACCAGCTCATGAAAGCACATGAAATTATTGACCGGGTGATCGTTGCGCGGGTCCTGGTGGAGCATCTCCTTTATCGGAAAGAAACCCGGTGGCCCTCCTATCAAACACGGATGGATTACCCGGATCGCGATGATGACCATTGGCTGAAGTTCGTCAATTCGAGGGTGAACCTTGAGAATGGCGAGATTGAAATGCTGACGAGGCCGTATGAGCAGTTGGTCCCAGGGGACCGCTACAAACCAAGGTAG
- a CDS encoding sulfurtransferase TusA family protein, with the protein MTPPNALQEKKEAAGKIPHDLLTEIESFEAQVEKVRQGKISLDQFRPFRLQHGIYGQRQTNVQMFRVKIPYGGLNSDQMDRLADIAEEHTNGILHTTTRQDIQLHWISLSKCGEIMRKITEVGLTTREACGNTIRNVTGCHKAGVCPSEAFDVSPYAGAISKHFLRNPVCQSMPRKFKISFSGCATACALPGIHDIGLVAEKRISADQKEILGFKVFAGGGLGAMPRVAHLLEDFIPTTELTRVCEAIVRVFDRFGNRKNRNRARLKFVIDKLGMAQFNKLYKVEYEKLAQKAEMTFGLPSLQHENGSALPSSGKGLENGHAKENGNDYDYWLSTNVEPQKQSGFSMVQVRLILGDIQASEFRQVAEIARQYAGGNSRITINQNLLLRWVKNENLPRVYEALKKAGLAKGGAETMSDIVSCPGADTCGIAITSSKQMATSLSKSLGNGSGESSGLDGIRIKISGCQNSCGQHHMAPIGLHGVSKTIGEHTAPFYELHLGGRDSAEGTTFAKAITKIPAKNVPLAVEKVLSLYREKRLEGESFVQFTDRFGKKGFTEELKPLIQLPSFEEKPQFYYDWGGTREFEVVDLGPGECAGGADAMIKTSFDEAEAELAIAREQNENQQGAFALSKAYRAVVAGIKGMLILKGLEPATDTEAFQAFHEHYLKKGAFSGKFGDFSTFVEKLERGGHPSSAEVSQDIARVGTFLEECRILYALSDSELKPAAAKTEHESEDAKATRQIETAKKEAVEEAEKLIEIVPNAKMDLRGVKCPINFVRTKLKLEMMDSGEILEVLLDEGEPAENVPRSVKDEGNQVLGLSQIDHYFKLVIKKP; encoded by the coding sequence ATGACACCGCCCAATGCACTCCAGGAGAAGAAAGAGGCCGCGGGAAAGATTCCCCATGACCTTTTAACCGAGATTGAATCGTTTGAAGCGCAGGTTGAAAAAGTCCGCCAGGGAAAAATCTCTCTGGATCAGTTCAGACCTTTCAGGCTTCAACACGGTATTTATGGACAACGTCAGACGAATGTGCAGATGTTCCGGGTTAAAATTCCCTATGGAGGATTGAATTCGGACCAGATGGACCGCCTGGCGGATATCGCCGAAGAACATACCAACGGAATCCTCCACACCACGACTCGACAGGATATTCAGCTTCACTGGATTTCTCTCTCAAAATGCGGCGAAATCATGAGAAAAATTACCGAAGTGGGACTGACCACACGGGAGGCTTGTGGAAATACGATCAGAAACGTGACTGGATGCCATAAAGCCGGAGTCTGTCCCTCTGAGGCCTTTGACGTTTCCCCTTATGCCGGAGCCATTTCAAAACATTTCTTGCGAAACCCTGTCTGCCAGAGCATGCCCAGGAAATTCAAAATCAGTTTTTCGGGATGCGCGACCGCCTGCGCGCTCCCCGGAATTCACGATATCGGGCTGGTTGCTGAAAAAAGAATATCAGCCGACCAGAAAGAAATTCTGGGATTCAAGGTGTTCGCAGGGGGAGGATTGGGGGCAATGCCAAGAGTCGCCCATCTTCTTGAAGATTTTATCCCCACCACGGAACTGACCCGCGTATGCGAAGCTATTGTCCGTGTGTTCGACCGATTTGGAAACAGAAAAAATAGAAACCGGGCCCGATTGAAATTTGTCATCGATAAACTGGGAATGGCTCAATTTAATAAACTCTATAAAGTGGAGTACGAAAAGCTCGCTCAAAAGGCCGAAATGACTTTTGGGCTCCCATCGCTGCAGCACGAAAACGGATCCGCGCTCCCTTCCTCCGGAAAGGGTCTGGAAAACGGTCATGCCAAAGAGAACGGAAACGATTATGACTACTGGTTATCCACCAACGTGGAACCTCAAAAACAGTCCGGGTTTTCGATGGTTCAGGTCCGTCTCATCCTCGGAGACATTCAAGCTTCGGAATTCCGGCAGGTCGCGGAGATCGCGCGACAATATGCCGGAGGAAATTCACGCATTACAATCAATCAGAACCTGTTACTCCGCTGGGTGAAAAATGAAAATCTTCCCCGGGTTTATGAGGCTCTTAAAAAAGCCGGACTGGCAAAGGGGGGTGCGGAAACCATGAGCGATATCGTCTCCTGTCCGGGAGCAGATACCTGTGGCATCGCGATCACCTCTTCCAAGCAGATGGCCACCAGCTTGTCTAAATCGCTGGGTAACGGATCAGGAGAAAGTTCCGGTCTTGACGGCATCAGAATCAAAATCAGCGGGTGTCAGAATTCCTGCGGACAGCACCATATGGCGCCCATCGGATTGCACGGGGTTAGCAAAACCATCGGAGAACACACCGCGCCGTTTTATGAACTCCATCTTGGAGGCCGCGATTCGGCCGAAGGGACGACTTTTGCCAAGGCAATTACCAAGATTCCGGCCAAAAACGTCCCGTTGGCCGTTGAAAAAGTTCTTTCACTTTACCGGGAAAAACGACTGGAAGGCGAAAGCTTTGTCCAGTTTACGGACCGATTCGGCAAGAAAGGCTTTACGGAAGAACTTAAGCCGCTTATTCAACTCCCCTCTTTTGAAGAAAAACCCCAGTTTTACTACGACTGGGGAGGGACCCGGGAATTTGAGGTGGTTGACCTGGGACCGGGAGAATGCGCGGGAGGAGCGGACGCGATGATCAAGACCAGCTTCGACGAAGCCGAAGCGGAATTGGCTATTGCTCGGGAACAGAATGAAAATCAACAGGGGGCATTTGCCCTGTCAAAAGCTTATCGGGCCGTCGTTGCCGGAATTAAAGGAATGCTCATCCTGAAGGGACTCGAACCGGCAACCGACACTGAAGCGTTTCAGGCTTTTCACGAACATTATCTGAAAAAGGGTGCTTTCTCGGGAAAATTTGGTGATTTTTCCACTTTTGTCGAGAAATTGGAACGAGGCGGACACCCGTCGTCCGCCGAGGTCTCGCAGGATATCGCACGGGTCGGAACTTTCCTCGAGGAGTGCCGGATCTTGTACGCCCTCTCCGATTCAGAATTAAAACCGGCGGCGGCCAAAACGGAGCATGAAAGTGAGGACGCCAAAGCGACGCGCCAGATTGAAACGGCAAAAAAAGAGGCCGTTGAAGAAGCCGAAAAACTCATCGAAATTGTTCCCAATGCAAAAATGGATTTAAGGGGAGTAAAATGCCCCATTAATTTCGTACGAACAAAATTAAAACTGGAAATGATGGATTCCGGAGAAATTCTCGAAGTTCTTCTGGACGAAGGAGAACCGGCCGAAAACGTCCCGAGGTCCGTAAAGGATGAGGGGAATCAGGTCCTGGGTCTCTCGCAAATTGATCATTATTTTAAGCTCGTAATTAAAAAGCCGTAA
- a CDS encoding anthranilate phosphoribosyltransferase, translating into MTFQEIIAKIGKGQKGAKNLNREEAEFAMKLLLEGKPSPYQVGAFLISLRIKEESPEELTIFTRLVRSAFYPDLKSMIVNPHELIDLPFYAGKKSSFHVGIPASLIMAGAGLKVVLHGDPTPPGRTSKSMILDVMGWKNQLTLKERIECFQETGWSYLDITQIHPSVKTFLDLRMEIGLRSVFHTLARFLNPFNAASQIVGVSHPKSFEKIAEAMKMLGISRGLVIRGLEGESEAGLSGPVEGLLLDQGNITKIKLDPALLGIPPVNRTEIEIRDPLSEALTAEKILDGSDGGDKKSLSLWNACIGLYLSGKAESMEKAYSQARESLESGKAFKILKIFKNKKLQPIRRS; encoded by the coding sequence ATGACGTTTCAGGAAATAATCGCAAAGATCGGGAAGGGACAAAAGGGAGCCAAGAATCTAAACAGAGAAGAAGCAGAGTTTGCCATGAAACTTCTCCTGGAAGGTAAACCTTCCCCTTACCAGGTCGGCGCCTTTCTTATTTCCCTTCGGATAAAAGAAGAGTCTCCGGAAGAGCTGACCATTTTCACCCGGCTCGTCCGTTCGGCCTTTTATCCCGATTTAAAGAGCATGATCGTCAATCCGCATGAGTTGATCGACCTCCCCTTTTATGCGGGGAAAAAGAGCTCCTTTCATGTCGGAATACCCGCTTCGTTGATCATGGCAGGTGCCGGATTAAAGGTTGTTCTTCACGGAGATCCCACGCCTCCCGGAAGAACCAGCAAATCGATGATCCTCGATGTAATGGGATGGAAAAATCAACTTACTTTAAAAGAACGGATCGAATGTTTCCAGGAGACAGGCTGGAGCTATCTTGACATTACCCAGATTCACCCATCGGTCAAGACCTTCCTCGACCTGAGAATGGAGATTGGTCTCCGGTCCGTGTTTCACACACTTGCCCGGTTTCTAAATCCCTTCAATGCGGCCAGTCAGATCGTCGGGGTCTCACACCCTAAATCATTCGAGAAGATTGCCGAAGCAATGAAAATGCTCGGCATCTCAAGAGGGCTGGTCATCCGCGGTCTGGAGGGGGAATCTGAAGCGGGACTGTCCGGACCGGTTGAAGGGTTGTTGCTCGACCAGGGCAATATTACTAAAATTAAGCTGGACCCGGCGCTTCTTGGAATTCCTCCGGTTAATCGTACGGAAATCGAGATCAGGGATCCTCTATCGGAAGCGCTCACGGCTGAAAAAATACTGGATGGAAGCGATGGCGGAGACAAGAAATCGCTTTCACTTTGGAATGCCTGCATCGGTCTCTATCTTTCGGGCAAGGCGGAATCGATGGAAAAGGCTTATTCGCAGGCCCGGGAATCCCTTGAATCGGGAAAGGCATTCAAGATTCTCAAAATCTTCAAAAACAAGAAACTTCAGCCTATTAGGAGATCATAA
- the sat gene encoding sulfate adenylyltransferase → MTTPLQTTESVPHGGKLINRILEGDEKKEAAKKAVSLKKKHLTIREISDLEMIATGAFSPLDGFMKKSDYEGVVHQMHLANGLPWSIPVTLSATEEEASSFKKEMEIALLDEKNETLAILHLEEIYPQQKETEAIKVYRTDSKEHPGVAQLFQTGKMLLGGSITLIKKPDHDDFQAYRRDPKETRAEFQQKGWKKVVGFQTRNPIHRAHEYIQKCALEIVDGLLVHPLVGATKGDDIPADVRMRCYEALLSDYYPKDRTLLSVFPANMRYAGPREAIFHAIVRKNYGCTHFIVGRDHAGVGNYYGTFDAHYIFEEFKPGSLGITPLFFDNTFYCKKCQSMASVKTCPHDKESQVSLSGTKVREMLKGGIMPPVEFSRPEVAQILINAMKQ, encoded by the coding sequence ATGACGACCCCTCTTCAAACAACAGAATCAGTTCCCCATGGCGGAAAACTCATTAATCGCATCCTGGAAGGAGATGAAAAAAAGGAAGCGGCAAAAAAAGCCGTATCTTTAAAGAAAAAACATCTCACCATCAGGGAAATTTCCGACCTGGAAATGATCGCAACAGGTGCCTTCTCACCACTCGACGGATTTATGAAAAAATCAGATTACGAGGGGGTCGTCCACCAGATGCATCTTGCCAACGGGCTTCCCTGGTCAATTCCCGTTACGCTTTCGGCGACTGAGGAAGAGGCCAGTTCATTCAAAAAAGAAATGGAGATCGCCCTGCTGGATGAAAAAAATGAGACCCTGGCCATACTGCATCTGGAAGAGATCTACCCTCAGCAGAAAGAGACCGAAGCGATCAAGGTCTATCGGACAGACTCCAAGGAACATCCCGGTGTTGCCCAGCTTTTCCAGACCGGGAAGATGCTGCTGGGCGGAAGCATTACCCTGATCAAAAAGCCGGATCATGATGATTTTCAGGCCTATCGTCGTGACCCGAAAGAGACCCGGGCCGAGTTCCAGCAAAAAGGTTGGAAAAAAGTGGTCGGATTTCAAACCCGGAATCCGATTCACCGCGCTCATGAATATATTCAAAAATGTGCCCTTGAAATTGTCGATGGATTGCTCGTGCATCCCCTCGTCGGCGCCACCAAGGGGGATGATATTCCCGCAGATGTCAGGATGCGTTGTTATGAGGCATTGCTTTCCGATTATTATCCCAAAGACCGGACGCTCTTATCCGTTTTTCCAGCCAATATGAGATATGCGGGTCCCCGCGAGGCGATTTTTCATGCCATCGTGCGAAAAAACTATGGATGCACCCACTTTATTGTCGGAAGGGACCATGCCGGCGTCGGAAATTATTACGGAACATTCGATGCGCATTATATCTTCGAGGAATTTAAGCCGGGGAGCCTGGGAATCACGCCGCTTTTTTTTGACAATACCTTTTACTGCAAGAAATGCCAGAGCATGGCATCGGTTAAAACCTGCCCTCACGATAAGGAGAGCCAGGTTTCCCTGTCAGGAACAAAGGTGCGGGAGATGTTAAAAGGGGGCATCATGCCGCCTGTAGAATTTAGCAGGCCGGAGGTCGCACAGATTCTCATCAACGCCATGAAACAGTAG
- a CDS encoding anhydro-N-acetylmuramic acid kinase, which produces MKVIGLMSGTSLDGIDAALLDISRARNKLRHKLIAFETYPFPENLREKLLDISEENETTALISHLNFFLGELFAQAALKIAARSKLAISKVDLIGSHGQTVWHSPSRISEGRYKIHSTFQIGDPSVIAVRTGVTTVGDFRPADVAAGGEGAPIAPYFHHALVRKEGKSRLIVNIGGISNVTYLPFSSKKEILAFDTGPGNMLIDGLAERLTFGRKKMDLNGAMAAKGRIHLPLLTELMSHSFIKKRPPKSTGRETFGQSLIEAILEQSVSYQISDEDLMATVTAYTSASIYSSCERFVLSRNEVDEIVIGGGGVRNRTLLALLRRAFYPVPVVQFENLGMDSKAVEAMAFALFAHDSFLGIPNNLPGVTGARESVVMGKICPGKNYRKLIGMSRRG; this is translated from the coding sequence ATGAAAGTCATTGGACTCATGTCCGGCACTTCCCTGGACGGAATCGACGCTGCTCTTCTCGATATTTCCCGGGCCCGGAATAAACTCCGCCACAAGCTGATCGCATTTGAAACTTACCCCTTTCCCGAAAATCTTCGGGAGAAACTGCTCGATATTTCAGAAGAGAACGAGACGACAGCTCTGATATCCCATCTTAATTTTTTTCTCGGTGAACTATTTGCGCAAGCTGCATTGAAAATTGCCGCTCGCTCAAAACTTGCCATCTCGAAGGTTGACCTGATTGGTTCACACGGCCAAACCGTCTGGCATTCCCCATCCCGGATTTCGGAAGGCCGTTATAAGATTCATTCTACCTTTCAGATTGGAGATCCTTCGGTCATTGCAGTGAGAACCGGTGTGACCACTGTAGGAGATTTCCGGCCAGCCGATGTCGCCGCCGGAGGGGAAGGAGCGCCGATAGCTCCCTATTTTCATCATGCCCTGGTCAGGAAAGAGGGAAAGAGCCGTTTGATCGTCAATATTGGCGGAATTAGCAATGTCACGTATCTTCCTTTTTCCAGTAAGAAAGAAATCCTTGCCTTCGATACCGGACCGGGAAATATGCTGATTGATGGGTTGGCAGAGAGATTGACCTTCGGACGAAAAAAGATGGATTTAAACGGTGCCATGGCGGCTAAAGGGAGGATCCATCTTCCTTTGCTGACTGAACTGATGTCTCATTCCTTCATAAAAAAGCGTCCCCCAAAAAGCACGGGGAGAGAAACTTTCGGGCAGTCCCTCATTGAAGCGATTCTCGAACAGAGCGTCTCCTATCAAATATCTGATGAAGATCTGATGGCCACTGTGACGGCCTATACCTCCGCATCCATATACAGTAGCTGTGAAAGGTTTGTTCTTTCCAGGAACGAAGTGGATGAAATTGTGATTGGGGGCGGAGGAGTCAGGAATCGAACATTGTTGGCCCTGCTGCGAAGGGCGTTTTACCCGGTCCCGGTTGTTCAATTTGAAAATCTTGGAATGGATAGCAAAGCAGTGGAAGCCATGGCTTTTGCACTTTTTGCCCACGACAGTTTCTTGGGGATCCCCAATAATCTTCCGGGTGTAACCGGTGCGAGAGAATCCGTGGTCATGGGCAAAATCTGTCCCGGAAAAAATTATAGAAAGCTTATCGGAATGTCAAGAAGAGGTTAG